One window of Fodinicurvata sediminis DSM 21159 genomic DNA carries:
- a CDS encoding helix-turn-helix domain-containing protein — MSKSPRRDRLMRDFGRRLRAARIAAGYEDAADLARDLGIEEATYRKYERGGALPRVDVLECIVQTTGKSLDWLLLGAAQSRRD; from the coding sequence ATGTCAAAATCGCCACGGAGAGACCGCCTGATGCGGGACTTCGGGCGTCGATTGAGGGCGGCGCGAATTGCCGCGGGCTACGAGGATGCCGCCGACCTGGCGCGCGATCTCGGCATAGAAGAGGCGACCTACCGCAAATATGAACGCGGCGGCGCCCTCCCTCGGGTCGATGTCCTGGAGTGTATTGTGCAAACCACCGGAAAGAGCCTCGACTGGCTCTTGCTGGGGGCTGCCCAAAGCAGGCGCGATTAA